From the Bombus pascuorum chromosome 7, iyBomPasc1.1, whole genome shotgun sequence genome, one window contains:
- the LOC132909130 gene encoding cytochrome b-c1 complex subunit 7-like → MASLVRYIIQKYPNIQKWAYNASGFNKYGLYKDDLLWEDEAVLEALRRLPPHIVEERNFRIIRATQLDVEHKILPKEQWTKWEEDVEYLTPYVEEVRREQAERAKWDAE, encoded by the exons atggcTAGTCTGGTTAGatacataatacaaaaatatc CAAACATACAAAAGTGGGCATATAATGCTAGTGGATTTAATAAGTAtg gTTTATATAAAGATGACCTTTTGTGGGAAGATGAAGCTGTATTAGAAGCATTACGGAGACTACCACCTCATATAGTAGAAGAACGTAATTTCCGAATTATCAGAGCCACACAGTTAGATGTTGAACATAAGATTTTACCAAAAGAACAATGGACTAAATGGGAAGAG GATGTAGAATACCTTACACCCTATGTAGAGGAAGTAAGAAGAGAACAAGCAGAGAGAGCAAAATGGGATGCAgagtaa
- the LOC132909116 gene encoding EF-hand domain-containing protein 1-like, which produces MENLPLIPGYTFQDPNIKDYRLLQKFHFLNGYRVVRDRHSGIGGRPIDIASSAYVKEEDSVQLKFSYDPSLTYGRVKEYAYRQFIPHYALFAQKCLCFKAFFRQGVFNSPDEHFRIRHVNIIYHLEDDTVCVIEPAIDNVGFQQGKLVRRDKIIKNINGDTFHWKDFNVGIDVCIYGVVYHIIDCDLFTREYLNSQGIDVGDKEEPPVDPYTELRLSKQKTLTCITKISDDVRRRFLEYDKMVLLFTATWDDDIYQIMYFLTDDTIAVREVQKPNSGKDPIPMLLKRMKVPKDWKNLPSTYPAAYMEYGDPEIIEYYTPSDFLIGGTVFIFNRRFFLHDCDSFTRKYYSDMLGITQPEAIPFPTKDVIAAPEYKPPPHIIFGTPEDTYVSCLSFIPEPPKKDVIRQLLNFPKKLRYSMKIDIVHPEDKSRDFILEYSLSDGTVLVQELQKRNSGRREGCFLKATLVAKPKTGRDNPEYYTPQDFYVGAKINIFNHYFIITGADLFVYRYIEANPEKFPQKVRDNIRNYLVKQNLLSADIGTETKKIQDNEEAKLQSLEPSRETITRDINMKQCIKDFEIQTKCRYEGEHGELRPRTPPPEELCPDLITNNKQPSHQDPKIFTENKVKKKAK; this is translated from the exons atGGAAAATCTACCACTTATACCAGGCTATACATTTCAAGATCCAAAT ATCAAAGACTATAggttattacaaaaatttcattttttaaatggttATCGTGTAGTACGTGATAGACACAGTGGTATCGGAGGAAGACCAATAGATATTGCATCTAGTGCTTATGTAAAAGAAGAGGATTCTGTACA attaaaatttagttaTGATCCATCATTAACATATGGTCGTGTAAAGGAATATGCATATCGACAATTCATTCCACACTATGCGCTATTTGCGCAGAAATGCCTCTGCTTTAAAGCGTTTTTTCGTCAAGGAGTTTTTAATTCTCCAGATGAACATTTTCGTATACGTcatgttaatataatatatcatttgGAGGATGATACTGTATGTGTAATTGAGCCTGCAATTGATAATGTCGGCTTTCAGCAAGGAAAGCTTGTTAGAcgtgataaaattataaaaaatataaatggcGACACATTTCATTGGAAAGATTTTAATGTTGGAATTGACGTAT GTATTTATGGCGTAGTCTATCATATTATTGATTGCGATCTATTTACTAGAGAGTATTTAAATAGCCAAGGTATAGATGTTGGAGATAAGGAAGAACCTCCTGTAGATCCTTATACAGAACTGAGATTGAGCAAGCAGAAAACATTAACttgtattacaaaaatatcagATGATGTTAGACGACGATTTTTAGAATATGATAAAATGGTATTATTGTTCACTGCAACTTGGGATGACGATATTTATCAGATTATGTATTTCTTGACGGACGATACGATCGCTGTTCGTGAAGTACAAAAACCGAATAGCGGGAAAGATCCGATACCAATGctattaaaaagaatgaaagtgCCAAAGGATTGGAAAAATTTGCCATCAACTTATCCTGCTGCATATATGGAATATGGCGATCCAGAGATCATTGAATACTATACACCAAGTGACTTTTTA ATAGGTGGTACAGTTTTTATATTCAATCGACGATTTTTTTTGCATGACTGTGACTCCTTCAcacgaaaatattattcagaTATGTTAGGAATAACGCAACCGGAAGCAATTCCTTTTCCAACAAAAGACGTTATAGCTGCACCAGAATATAAACCTCCACCACATATAATCTTCGGTACACCTGAAGATACTTACGTTTCTTGTCTATCATTTATACCGGAACCACCTAAGAAAGATGTTATTCGACAACTTCTTAATTTCCCTAAAAAACTACGTTATTCTATGAAAATAGACATAGTACATCCGGAGGATAAAAGTCGCGACTTTATTTTAGAATACAGTTTAAGTGACGGTACTGTACTCGTGCAGGAACTTCAAAAACGTAATTCAGGACGTCGCGAAGGTTGTTTCTTAAAAGCAACATTGGTTGCAAAACCAAAGACTGGAAGAGATAATCCAGAATATTATACCCCTCAAGATTTCTATGTCGgtgcaaaaattaatatttttaatcattatttcataataactgGCGCTGATCTCTTTGTGTATCGTTACATTGAGGCGAATCCTGAAAAGTTTCCACAAAAAGTACGAgataatattcgtaattatttaGTTAAGCAAAATTTACTTTCCGCCGATATAGGgacagaaacgaaaaagattcAGGATAATGAAGAAGCGAAATTGCAATCGCTTGAACCGTCTAGAGAGACCATTACAAGGGATATTAATATGAAACAATGTATAAAggattttgaaattcaaactAAATGTCGATATGAAGGAGAACATGGTGAATTACGACCACGCACACCACCACCAGAAGAACTTTGTCCagatttaataacaaataataaacaacCATCTCATCAAGATCCAAAGATATTTACTGAaaacaaagtaaaaaagaaagcaaaataa
- the LOC132909127 gene encoding YTH domain-containing family protein 3-like: protein MSTGLAGAVSNQRMKGQTNSQVSNGPKEHQQQPQTEHAGGEDTGFDSWRGGNSTHHSSYPIGTGDPYSPYYASTSFPYQTFGAGDGTWSNGTDPVAFLSGYGGQIGHDAYGMDGMFSASAGGGFSTFGQPAFNYFHGNGDFSAWGTPRKTRYEDYYQAPRGNENYPTPSNAEIKTIEQSVQGLSLGSGEVPRQEQTSSNQSIKPEAKEPRKITWASVASQPAKPVPPLSSSQGMKKKAGMPPPPIVPGKHNMDIGTWGEGKSSAPPPTAPPPPQVQPPVPPPPPLAQRQRPPPPPPCWNRQPTTPPSPPQSQIHMSPQQQQQQQQQQQQQQQQQQQQQQQQQQQLQPQQQQITQSQSHPVLDKLKVKNDYNPVEFDETAPGARFFVIKSYSEDDIHRSIKYEIWCSTEHGNKRLDQAYKEASCEGAPLYLFFSVNGSGHFCGMAQMVSPVDYKSNSSVWSQDKWKGQFRVRWIYVKDVPNVQLRHIRLENNENKPVTNSRDAQEVPHAKGITVLRILHTYRHSTSIFDDFGHYERKQAEEDQRKAPSNAIQHHHSSNHRNRGHSDLSRDHHPHQSHLHHQRKDRDGGRGRGRGGSRQ from the exons ATGTCAACTGGATTGGCAGGTGCTGTTTCAAATCAG CGGATGAAAGGACAAACTAACAGTCAAG TGAGCAATGGTCCTAAAGAACACCAGCAGCAACCACAGACAGAACATGCTGGTGGAGAAGATACTGGATTTGATTCATGGAGAGGAGGCAATAGTACACATCACTCTAGTTATCCAATTGGAACTGGTGATCCATATAGTCCTTACTATGCAAGTACTTCATTTCCTTATCAAACATTTGGTGCTGGGGATGGTACTTGGTCAAATGGAACAGACCCCGTTGCGTTTCTTTCTGGCTATGGAGGTCAAATAGGTCACGATGCATATGGCATGGATGGAATGTTTTCTGCTAGTGCAGGAGGTGGTTTTAGTACATTTGGTCAGCctgcttttaattattttcatggaAATGGTGATTTTAGTGCTTGGGGCACTCCAAGAAAAACACGCTATGAAGATTATTATCAGGCTCCAcgtggaaatgaaaattatccaACACCTAGTAACGCAGAAATTAAGACTATTGAACAAAGTGTGCAAGGCTTGTCACTAGGAAGTGGAGAAGTTCCACGTCAAGAACAAACTTCATCTAATCAATCAATAAAACCAGAAGCAAAAGAACCTAGAAAGATAACATGGGCCAGTGTTGCAAGTCAACCTGCAAAGCCTGTTCCTCCACTTTCATCTTCTCAAGGAATGAAGAAAAAGGCTGGAATGCCACCACCACCTATTGTGCCAGGGAAGCACAATATGGACATTGGAACATGGGGTGAAGGTAAATCTTCTGCACCTCCTCCAACAGCACCTCCGCCACCTCAAGTACAGCCTCCTGTTCCACCACCTCCGCCATTGGCTCAGAGACAGAgacctcctcctcctccaccaTGTTGGAATAGACAACCTACAACACCTCCATCACCACCACAATCACAAATTCATATGTCCccacaacaacagcagcagcagcaacaacaacaacaacaacagcagcagcagcagcagcaacaacagcaacaacaacagcagcaactGCAGCCACAACAGCAGCAAATTACACAATCACAGTCGCATCCTGTCTTAGATAAGCTGAAAGTGAAGAATGATTATAATCCTGTAGAATTTGATGAAACTGCTCCTGGAGCTAGGTTTTTTGTAATCAAGTCTTACTCTGAAGATGATATTCATAGATCCATTAAATATGAGATTTGGTGCAGTACTGAGCATGGTAATAAAAGATTGGATCAAGCATATAAAGAAGCCAGTTGTGAAGGTGCGCCtttatatttgttcttttctgTCAATGGATCTGGTCACTTTTGTGGTATGGCACAAATGGTGTCACCTGTTGATTATAAGAGCAATAGCTCTGTATGGTCTCAAGATAAATGGAAAGGCCAATTTCGTGTACGTTGGATTTATGTTAAAGATGTTCCTAATGTGCAACTTCGTCACATTAGACTagaaaacaatgaaaataaaccAGTGACTAATTCAAGGGATGCACAGGAAGTCCCTCATGCAAAAGGCATAACAGTGTTACGTATATTACATACTTATCGACATTCAACTAGCATTTTTGATGACTTTGGACATTATGAACGTAAACAAGCAGAAGAAGATCAACGTAAGGCTCCATCAAATGCTATACAACATCATCATTCTTCCAATCATAGAAATAGAGGACATTCAGATTTATCAAGGGATCACCATCCTCATCAATCGCATTTACATCATCAACGCAAA GATCGGGATGGTGGTCGTGGTAGAGGCAGAGGAGGTTCACGCCAGTAG
- the LOC132909136 gene encoding polyadenylate-binding protein 1, with the protein MNPGAPNYPMASLYVGDLHSDITEAMLFEKFSSAGPVLSIRVCRDMITRRSLGYAYVNFQQPADAERALDTMNFDMIKGRPIRIMWSQRDPSLRKSGVGNVFIKNLDKNIDNKAMYDTFSAFGNILSCKVAQDESGVSKGYGFVHFETEEAANKSIDRVNGMLLNGKKVYVGKFIPRKEREKELGEKAKLFTNVYVKNFGEDMTDDKLKEMFEKYGTITSHKVMIKDDGKSRGFGFVAFEDPDAAEQAVLELNGKEVAEGKCMYVGRAQKKAERQQELKRKFEQLKLERLNRYQGVNLYVKNLDDSIDDERLRKEFAPFGTITSAKVMMEEGRSKGFGFVCFSAPEEATKAVTEMNGRIIVTKPLYVALAQRKEDRKAHLASQYMQRLANMRMQQMGQIFQPGGAGNYFVPTIPQPQRFYGPAQMAQIRTTPRWPAQPNQVRPNAQTGSSGFATMQGPFRAAPRAPTAQPGAMRTALSARPITGQQTVGGANMQNRSMAGPAVGVTAQSRPSNYKYTSNMRNPPQAMAIPAPTPVQQAVHIQGQEPLTASMLAAAPPQEQKQMLGERLFPLIQCMYPQLTGKITGMLLEIDNSELLHMLEHNESLKAKVEEAVAVLQAHQAKQAVASKKE; encoded by the exons atgaatcCGGGAGCTCCAAATTACCCTATGGCCTCACTTTACGTGGGTGACTTGCATAGTGATATCACCGAGGCGATGCTTTTCGAGAAGTTTTCATCGGCTGGGCCCGTACTCTCGATACGCGTCTGTCGTGATATGATTACCCGACGTTCGCTCGGTTATGCTTATGTTAACTTCCAGCAGCCTGCTGATG CGGAGCGTGCTCTTGATACCATGAACTTCGACATGATAAAGGGGCGGCCAATTCGTATCATGTGGTCTCAACGTGATCCATCTCTTCGAAAATCTGGTGTTGGAAAtgtctttattaaaaatttagataaaaacATAGACAATAAAGCAATGTATGATACGTTCTCTGCTTTCGGTAATATACTTAGTTGCAAAGTAGCTCAAGATGAATCTGGCGTTTCTAAAGGTTATGGTTTTGTGCATTTTGAAACTGAGGAAGCAGCAAATAAATCCATTGATAGAGTTAATGGCATGTTGCTTAATGGAAAAAag GTATATGTTGGTAAATTTATACCCCGTAAAGAACGCGAAAAGGAATTAGGAGAGAAAGCTAAACTTTTCACCAACGTTTATGTAAAGAATTTTGGGGAAGATATGACAGACGATAAACTtaaagaaatgtttgaaaaatatgggACCATCACCAGTCATAAAGTAATGATTAAAGATGACGGAAAATCTCGAGGTTTCGGTTTTGTTGCTTTCGAGGATCCTGATGCAGCTGAACAAGCTGTACTTGaattaaatggaaaagagGTCGCTGAAGGAAAGTGTATGTACGTCGGACGGGCGCAAAAGAAGGCAGAGCGTCAGCAAGAACTTAAGAGAAAGTTTGAGCAATTGAAATTAGAACGTTTAAATCGTTATCAAGGTGTAAATCTATACGTAAAGAATTTGGACGATAGTATAGATGACGAGCGGTTGCGCAAAGAATTTGCACCATTTGGAACGATTACCTCTGCTAAAGTTATGATGGAAGAAGGACGCAGCAAAGGCTTTGGATTTGTCTGTTTTTCTGCTCCTGAAGAAGCTACGAAAGCTGTAACAGAGATGAACGGTCGCATAATAGTTACTAAACCATTATATGTTGCTCTAGCTCAGCGTAAAGAAGATCGTAAAGCACATCTTGCTTCTCAATACATGCAACGTTTAGCAAACATGCGAATGCAGCAAATGGGTCAAATTTTTCAGCCTGGTGGCGCCGGAAATTATTTCGTTCCCACTATTCCACAGCCGCAGAGATTCTATGGACCTGCACAGATGGCCCAAATTCGTACAACTCCTCGTTGGCCAGCGCAACCTAATCAAGTACGACCCAATGCACAAACTGGAAGTTCAGGTTTCGCTACGATGCAAGGTCCATTTAGGGCTGCACCGCGTGCTCCTACTGCACAACCTGGTGCTATGCGAACTGCTTTGTCTGCTCGACCTATCACAG GTCAACAAACGGTTGGTGGTGCAAATATGCAAAATCGTTCCATGGCTGGTCCAGCAGTGGGAGTTACAGCTCAAAGCCGTCCGTCAAATTACAAATACACTTCAAACATGCGTAATCCTCCACAAGCAATGGCAATTCCTGCTCCTACTCCTGTTCAGCAAGCTGTTCATATTCAAGGCCAAGAACCACTAACTGCCTCAATGTTGGCAGCTGCTCCACCGCAAGAGCAGAAACAAATGTTGGGAGAGCGTCTCTTCCCATTGATTCAATGTATGTATCCGCAACTTACTGGAAAGATCACTGGAATGTTGTTGGAGATCGACAACTCAGAGCTCCTGCACATGTTGGAGCATAACGAATCACTGAAAGCCAAGGTTGAAGAGGCCGTAGCTGTATTGCAAGCTCATCAGGCCAAACAGGCTGTGGCttctaaaaaagaataa
- the LOC132909137 gene encoding tudor domain-containing protein 7-like — MEREEVIKNVRACLISSKGGVKMDDLNKDYRLLIDENIPFRKLGYQSLVAFLRTVPSVKITEKGKDCFVEAIPTGESAHITKLIARQKTAAKKYNKMVNTKRPTPFRKPMMTRNFGNIRSFNNNLYSQMSGKQNMYLPAMSTKITIHQNNEKPRYIQSNCGVPPSSPSKRLKDRQVNSVLSTNQSINKSKDETQIKNNLRTVTSVISQHSKNANINVEMLPKKISSPNDRLKINPPIPSLMDIRTNISTLPQSPEVLSPFSPGQVLADSKMKIQQSIKLPVTLANTRKIVPKLQPTDPREELKRRASVLNLPEPMYQICPTTIKNTKEPAVFAQVKIGPHGYSSYPEQAHTEDEAQKLAAKFALVDLTEKYGSSSCFNETKDKSIIKERVLSIIDAHPNGIFMHQIPMYYKQQYEEILPGNWEKVIETSSEIVLEKGVDNSVILRRFTSSDLREKIRNTASLKTDKIQLHPIGPVAPGQLQLPEEEFWIVSVTYVISTVEIWARIVGDAYSDEFDIMTTEMSKHYSNIQQSLKAPLIEIGNYYVVFEDESWHRVRCVDFNIATGMVTVSFIDHGDEDIYHYSRLQMLDKKFCVLPAQALRLCLYGLEDFNDCDSTVIAIEKCLLDRALYVEVRNRKKDQNDPSATVVFYDTHGPDDINLNLELFKQISQNVLVAPKLDVEGQVSEVFISHVEQNGDVYVQVQSESMKLLVNLLNRLICTGLNTEDLESCIVTTVDSSKTYFVSVNNNWYRGKIVSDSFYNQLRAFLIDFGKTVTITKSNLLSLETLSQVLANYPPQALKVHLHNIDKSMFNEKMVVKLAELAPKGEPLIVKVVSSIKGTPVVELFKRIQPSNMLVSVNNTLALEEEIAKTHGDGNNNIKPRKRIERMNSKFAGSEDDDIVKSLKPPKISGIGEYFDVHVTMAAHPGNFTVQPFDDKRSLELMMIQLQEACKVYKGPTPTPESVKEGKLYAAQHIDSHWYRVCISSIIKENMVSVYFCDFGDVSVLPLNKLQPLKSEFLELPYQAIKARLAGIRPINVDWSVEDSLRFQELVVDKNFVSIVYESKSDGFSPADTILGLKLIDVNTAEDIYIDQLLIEEGRATLND, encoded by the exons atggaaagagaagaagtaataaaaaatgtacgtGCATGTCTCATATCTTCAAAAGGTGGAGTCAAGATGGACGATCTAAATA AAGATTATAGATTGCTCATTGATGAAAATATACCATTTCGAAAATTGGGGTATCAATCTTTGGTTGCCTTTTTACGTACTGTCCCTAGTGTTAAAATTActgagaaaggaaaagattgTTTTGTGGAGGCTATACCTACTGGAGAATCTGCACATATTACGAAGTTAATTGCTCGACAAAAAACAGCagctaaaaaatataataaaatg GTGAATACCAAAAGACCAACACCATTTCGTAAGCCTATGATGACAAGAAATTTTGGCAATATAAgaagttttaataataatctatattCACAAATGAGTGGAAA ACAAAATATGTATCTTCCTGCAATGTCAACCAAAATTACTATTCATCAAAATAATGAGAAACCCAGATATATACAATCTAACTGTGGTGTACCACCGAGTTCTCCTAGTAAA agaCTGAAAGATAGACAAGTGAATTCTGTTTTATCAACAAACCAAAGTATTAATAAGTCTAAAGATGAGACACAAATAAAGAACAATTTAAGGACAGTAACATCTGTGATAAGTCAACATTCAAAGAATGCTAATATCAACGTGGAAATGCTTcctaaaaaaatttcaagtcCAAACGACAGACTTAAAATAAATCCTCCTATTCCTTCATTGATGGATATACGCACCAACATTTCAACACTGCCTCAATCACCTGAAGTGTTGTCACCTTTCTCACCTGGGCAAGTTTTAGCAGatagtaaaatgaaaattcagcaatcaataaaattacctgtaa CATTAGCTAATACTAGAAAAATTGTGCCAAAATTACAACCTACTGATCCGAGAGAAGAATTGAAACGAAGAGCTAGTGTACTAAATCTTCCAGAACCTATGTATCAAATCTGTCCTacaacaattaaaaatactaaagaACCAGCTGTGTTTGCACAAGTTAAG atTGGTCCTCACGGATATTCAAGTTATCCGGAACAAGCACATACTGAGGACGAGGCACAAAAACTTGCGGCGAAATTTGCCTTGGTTGATCTAACTGAAAAATATGGTTCATCTTCCTGTTTTAATGAAACTAAAGACAAAAGCATAATAAAAGAACGAGTTTTGTCCATAATAGATGCTCATCCAAATGGTATCTTTATGCATCAGATACCCATGTATTATAAACAACAGTACGAGGAAATTTTACCTGGAAACTGGGAGAAAGTTATCGAGACGAGCTCAGAAATTGTTTTAGAAAAGGGTGTAGATAATTCGGTAATTCTACGTCGGTTTACCTCGTCGGATTTACGTGAAAAG atacgAAATACAGCATCATTAAAGACAGATAAAATACAACTGCATCCAATTGGTCCTGTTGCACCTGGACAATTGCAATTACCGgaagaagaattttggatTGTGTCTGTTACATATGTTATAAGTACTGTTGAAATATGGGCTAGAATTGTAGGAGATGCATATAGT GATGAATTTGACATTATGACCACCGAAATGAGTAAACATTACAGTAATATCCAACAATCTCTGAAAGCACCACTTattgaaattggaaattattatgtTGTGTTTGAAGATGAATCATGGCACAGAGTTCGTTGTGTAGATTTTAATATCGCAACTGGAATGGTTACGGTTTCATTTATCGATCATGGTGATGAGGATATTTATCATTATAGTAGATTACAAATGTTGGATAAAAAGTTTTGTGTGCTTCCTGCTCAG gcATTAAGGCTGTGTCTTTATGGTTTGGAAGATTTCAATGACTGTGATAGCACTGTGATagcaattgaaaaatgtttgctTGACCGTGCTTTATATGTTGAAGTACGAAATCGCAAGAAAGATCAGAATGATCCCTCTGCAACAGTTGTGTTTTATGATACGCATGGACCAGATGacattaatttgaatttagaaCTGTTTAAACAAATCTCACAAAACGTATTAGTTGCTCCTAAATTAGACGTG gaGGGACAAGTATCAGAAGTATTTATTTCTCATGTAGAACAAAATGGTGATGTTTATGTACAAGTGCAGTCTGAAAGTATGAAACTTTtggttaatttattaaatcgattaatATGTACTGGACTAAACACAGAAGATCTAGAGAGTTGCATAGTAACCACAGTTGATTCTAGTAAAACATACTTTGTGtcagtaaataataattggtaCAGGGGGAAAATCGTAAGTGACAGcttttacaatcaattaagagcatttttaattgattttggTAAGACTGTCACTATAACAAAAAGCAATCTTCTTTCTTTAGAaacattgtctcaagttttaGCAAATTATCCTCCTCAG GCACTGAAGGTACATCTTCATAACATTGATAAATCAATGTTCAATGAAAAGATGGTTGTGAAACTTGCAGAACTTGCACCAAAAGGTGAACCACTTATTGTAAAAGTTGTATCATCTATAAAGGGGACACCAGTtgtggaattatttaaaagaattcaaCCAAGTAATATGCTTGTTTCTGTCAATAACACCTTGGCTCTTGAAGAGGAAATTGCCaa AACACATGGGGATggtaacaataatataaaaccaAGGAAACGCATCGAACGTATGAATTCTAAATTCGCAGGAAGTGAAGATGATGACATTGTAAAGTCTTTAAAACCGCCAAAAATTTCAGGCATTGGCGAATATTTTGATGTTCATGTAACAATGGCTGCCCATCCCGGAAATTTTACTGTTCAACCATTTGACGATAAACGTTCATTAGag ttaATGATGATTCAATTACAAGAAGCTTGTAAAGTATACAAAGGTCCAACTCCAACTCCAGAATCAGTAAAAGAAGGCAAACTTTATGCAGCTCAACACATTGACAGTCACTGGTAtag GGTATGCATTTCAAGTatcattaaagaaaatatggtTAGCGTTTACTTCTGCGATTTCGGAGATGTATCAGTACTaccattaaataaattacaaccTTTGAAAAGTGAATTCTTAGAACTACCGTATCAAGCTATTAAAGCAAGACTTGCTG GCATACGACCGATTAACGTTGACTGGTCTGTTGAAGATAGTTTAAGGTTTCAAGAATTAGTCGtggataaaaattttgtatcaataGTTTACGAATCTAAGTCTGATGGATTTTCCCCGGCCGATACTATATTGGGTTTAAAATTGATAGATGTTAATACAGCTGAAGATATTTACATCGATCAACTTTTAATTGAGGAAGGTCGAGCTACATTAAATGATTAA
- the LOC132909128 gene encoding sodium-dependent phosphate transporter 2: MSIPYDENLIWIVVVGFIVAFILAFGIGANDVANSFGTSVGAGVLTIFQACILATIFEIAGAVLIGYKVSDTMRKGILNVTLYEGHEKELMVGALSSLAGSGIWLILATALRLPISGTHSIVGATVGFSLVCKGTAGVKWVALANIAASWFASPVLSGIVSGAIFWVLRKSVLQSSKPLEQGLYILPLAYGLTIAINVISVAHDGPKLLMLDRVPWWGSVLAALGCGLFSAAIVYLFVVPWQRKRILLSLSSNKKTTTKFGTCDKKETTALSVISEAPSSSNSNGNAKEAAPKLRGNSSASPLLMVAGSDIEGTQTEIERKNEEPPEVSQLFAFLQVLTAAFGSFAHGGNDVSNAIGPLIALWAVYAEGSAKQEAETPLLILLYGGLGISTGLWVWGRRVIQTLGQDLARITPTTGFTIEVGAAVTVLLASKAGLPVSTTHCKVGSVVCVGWASRGGEGVSWKLFRNIAFAWLITVPVAGCLSAGCMAIFKEIISL, translated from the exons atgagtATACCATATGATGAGAATTTGATATGGATAGTAGTGGTTGGATTCATAGTGGCCTTTATTTTGGCATTTGGAATCGGAGCTAATGATGTTGCAAATAGTTTTGGAACAAGTGTTGGTGCAGGAGTACTTACAATATTCCAAGCCTGCATTTTGGCAACAATCTTTGAAATTGCTGGAGCTGTACTCATTGGCTATaaa GTTTCTGATACTATGAGGAAAGGTATATTAAATGTGACATTATATGAAGGCcatgaaaaagaattaatgGTAGGAGCATTATCTAGTTTAGCTGGATCTGGTATCTGGTTAATACTAGCAACAGCATTGCGATTACCTATTTCTGGAACACATTCCATTGTTGGTGCTACAGTTGGTTTCTCACTTGTGTGTAAAGGTACTGCAGGG GTCAAGTGGGTAGCTCTTGCAAACATAGCAGCATCTTGGTTTGCAAGCCCTGTACTTAGCGGAATTGTATCAGGTGCTATATTTTGGGTTCTAAGAAAATCAGTACTTCAATCTAGTAAGCCTTTAGAACAAGGTCTTTATATTCTCCCATTAGCATATGGACTTACTATTGCTATTAATGTTATATCAGTTGCACATGATGGACCtaaac TTTTGATGTTAGATCGAGTGCCATGGTGGGGTAGTGTACTTGCTGCATTAGGTTGTGGCTTATTTTCAGCTgcaattgtttatttattcgttgtaCCATGGCAAAGGAAAAGGATATTACTTTCATTAAGTAGCAACAAAAAAACAACAACTAAGTTTGGTACCtgtgataaaaaagaaacaacagcATTATCTGTTATTTCTGAAGCTCcaagtagtagtaatagtaatgGTAATGCAAAAGAAGCAGCACCAAAATTACGTGGCAATAGCAGTGCCAGCCCTCTCTTAATGGTAGCAGGATCAGACATTGAAGGAACTCAAactgaaattgaaagaaaaaacgaagaaccACCAGAAGTATCTCAACTCTTTGCTTTTTTGCAAGTATTAACTGCAGCATTTGGCAGTTTTGCTCATGGTGGTAATGATGTCAGTAATGCAATTGGTCCACTTATTGCACTCTGGGCTGTGTATGCAGAGGGATCAGCTAAGCAAGAAGCAGAAACCCCACTGCTTATATTACTTTATGGTGGTTTAGGTATATCGACTGGTCTTTGGGTATGGGGACGTAGAGTAATACAAACTTTAGGACAAGATTTAGCACGGATTACACCAACTACAGGATTTACTATAGAG gtAGGAGCAGCAGTAACAGTTTTGTTGGCAAGTAAGGCTGGTTTACCTGTGTCAACAACTCATTGTAAAGTGGGATCTGTTGTCTGTGTGGGATGGGCTTCGCGAGGTGGTGAGGGAGTTTCGTGGAAGTTATTTCGCAATATTGCATTTGCATGGTTAATTACGGTGCCAGTGGCTGGCTGCTTGTCTGCAGGATGTATGGCTATctttaaggaaataattagTTTGTGA